A window of the Serinus canaria isolate serCan28SL12 chromosome 20, serCan2020, whole genome shotgun sequence genome harbors these coding sequences:
- the FAM217B gene encoding protein FAM217B isoform X2, whose protein sequence is MKTTKECNGKSHPSTKGLNKPISYAKSPPGRLGKNVSSAIEKISHDTQDGHQANVYKKGRNQLDGHNQSKRIPSSLHSAQGPKRSPPERRQNESFLHRSPPERMKNESFLHRSPTERMKNESFLHRSPTERRQNESFLHRSPTERMKNESFLHRSPPERRQNESFLHRIPPGTKGSTQENFCRAKDVPVQHFYCSAKEQLGKNHEEYLAEASPGSSKWQASVGEMFLDFESVQIIKEDAEDDSASDLSDSERIPIPPSPCTPPELILRAEEIDPVCLEHIPEMGFKESEYYYPDFLPPPFNSWDLKQLATFAHVEGKAEFRPKPTGSLEKYLERLLQLEWLQMQTVQSERGRATKARPQTAPGPSRALKSPGKGKALLSPVPPRQAVPQEGVARLPRSCLGHRAEPRSEETRQARSHPGHLKGMGCAAPPQRQSGDGRSELRKKPAAKQQLLSLQPPESSPKIQSVGNIRPPKQTPAFHGAAAPIKGLKTYMGTNPKKNGNASSYVPPKKPTADRKIKTNGTKQAPRKFQ, encoded by the exons ATGAAAACCACAAAGGAATG TAATGGAAAAAGCCATCCAAGCACCAAAGGACTAAATAAACCAATTTCTTACGCAAAATCTCCTCCTGGAAGATTAGGCAAAAATGTATCAAGTGCCATTGAAAAG ATTTCCCATGACACTCAAGATGGTCACCAAGCAAATGTTTATAAGAAGGGAAGGAACCAGCTGGATGGCCATAATCAGTCAAAAAG gATCCCAAGCTCACTGCACAGTGCACAAGGACCAAAGAGGAGTCCCCCAGAAAGAAGGCAAAACGAATCCTTCCTGCACAGGAGTCCCccagaaagaatgaaaaatgaatcCTTCCTGCACAGGAGTCCcacagaaagaatgaaaaatgaatcCTTCCTGCACAGGAGTCCCacagaaagaaggcaaaatgaaTCCTTCCTGCACAGGAGTCCcacagaaagaatgaaaaatgaatcTTTCCTGCACAGGAGTCCCCCAGAAAGAAGGCAAAACGAATCCTTCCTGCACAGGATCCCTCCTGGCACAAAGGGCAGCACACAGGAAAACTTCTGTAGGGCTAAGGATGTCCCAGTGCAGCATTTTTATTGCAGTGCAAAAGAACAGTTGGGGAAGAATCATGAAGAATACCTTGCAGAAGCCAGCCCAGGCTCTTCGAAATGGCAAGCATCTGTAGGTGAAATGTTTCTTGATTTTGAATCGGTGCAAATTATTAAAGAAGATGCTGAAGATGATAGTGCCAGTGACCTCTCTGACTCAGAAAGGATTCCCAttcccccctctccctgcacaccACCAGAACTCATCCTCAGAGCTGAAGAAATCGACCCAGTTTGTTTGGAACACATCCCTGAAATGGGATTTAAAGAATCCGAATATTACTACCCCGATTTCCTGCCACCCCCTTTCAACTCGTGGGACCTGAAGCAGCTGGCCACCTTTGCCCACGTGGAAGGGAAAGCCGAATTCAGGCCCAAGCCCACGGGGTCCCTGGAGAAGTACCTGGAGcgcctgctgcagctggagtggcTGCAGATGCAGACGGTGCAGAGCGAGAGGGGCAGGGCCACCAAAGCCCGGCCCCAGACTGCCCCCGGCCCCAGCCGTGCCCTCAAGAGCCCCGGGAAAggcaaagccctgctcagccctgtgccccccaggcaggcagtgccccaggaaGGTGttgccaggctgcccaggagctgtttGGGTCACAGGGCAGAGCCCCGCTCTGAGGAGACTCGCCAGGCGCGTTCCCATCCTGGGCACCTGAAGGGAATGGGGTGTGCAGCACCTCCTCAGAGGCAAAGTGGGGATGGAAGGAGTGAACTGAGAAAGAAACcagctgcaaagcagcagcttctcagtcTGCAGccccctgagagcagccctaAAATCCAAAGTGTCGGGAACATCAGACCCCCTAAGCAAACCCCAGCATTCCACGGTGCAGCTGCTCCCATCAAAGGCTTAAAAACATACATGGGTACAAATCCAAAGAAAAACGGCAATGCCAGCAGTTATGTTCCTCCTAAAAAACCAACGGCggacaggaaaataaaaacaaatggcACAAAGCAAGCACCACGCAAATTTCAGTGA
- the FAM217B gene encoding protein FAM217B isoform X1, producing MGPGIQEYPLLLHRETQQKESHSHTNENHKGMVNNGKSHPSTKGLNKPISYAKSPPGRLGKNVSSAIEKISHDTQDGHQANVYKKGRNQLDGHNQSKRIPSSLHSAQGPKRSPPERRQNESFLHRSPPERMKNESFLHRSPTERMKNESFLHRSPTERRQNESFLHRSPTERMKNESFLHRSPPERRQNESFLHRIPPGTKGSTQENFCRAKDVPVQHFYCSAKEQLGKNHEEYLAEASPGSSKWQASVGEMFLDFESVQIIKEDAEDDSASDLSDSERIPIPPSPCTPPELILRAEEIDPVCLEHIPEMGFKESEYYYPDFLPPPFNSWDLKQLATFAHVEGKAEFRPKPTGSLEKYLERLLQLEWLQMQTVQSERGRATKARPQTAPGPSRALKSPGKGKALLSPVPPRQAVPQEGVARLPRSCLGHRAEPRSEETRQARSHPGHLKGMGCAAPPQRQSGDGRSELRKKPAAKQQLLSLQPPESSPKIQSVGNIRPPKQTPAFHGAAAPIKGLKTYMGTNPKKNGNASSYVPPKKPTADRKIKTNGTKQAPRKFQ from the exons ATGGGACCAGGCATTCAGGAATATCCCTTATTACTGCACAGAGAgacacagcagaaggaaagccaCAGCCACACCAATGAAAACCACAAAGGAATGGTAAA TAATGGAAAAAGCCATCCAAGCACCAAAGGACTAAATAAACCAATTTCTTACGCAAAATCTCCTCCTGGAAGATTAGGCAAAAATGTATCAAGTGCCATTGAAAAG ATTTCCCATGACACTCAAGATGGTCACCAAGCAAATGTTTATAAGAAGGGAAGGAACCAGCTGGATGGCCATAATCAGTCAAAAAG gATCCCAAGCTCACTGCACAGTGCACAAGGACCAAAGAGGAGTCCCCCAGAAAGAAGGCAAAACGAATCCTTCCTGCACAGGAGTCCCccagaaagaatgaaaaatgaatcCTTCCTGCACAGGAGTCCcacagaaagaatgaaaaatgaatcCTTCCTGCACAGGAGTCCCacagaaagaaggcaaaatgaaTCCTTCCTGCACAGGAGTCCcacagaaagaatgaaaaatgaatcTTTCCTGCACAGGAGTCCCCCAGAAAGAAGGCAAAACGAATCCTTCCTGCACAGGATCCCTCCTGGCACAAAGGGCAGCACACAGGAAAACTTCTGTAGGGCTAAGGATGTCCCAGTGCAGCATTTTTATTGCAGTGCAAAAGAACAGTTGGGGAAGAATCATGAAGAATACCTTGCAGAAGCCAGCCCAGGCTCTTCGAAATGGCAAGCATCTGTAGGTGAAATGTTTCTTGATTTTGAATCGGTGCAAATTATTAAAGAAGATGCTGAAGATGATAGTGCCAGTGACCTCTCTGACTCAGAAAGGATTCCCAttcccccctctccctgcacaccACCAGAACTCATCCTCAGAGCTGAAGAAATCGACCCAGTTTGTTTGGAACACATCCCTGAAATGGGATTTAAAGAATCCGAATATTACTACCCCGATTTCCTGCCACCCCCTTTCAACTCGTGGGACCTGAAGCAGCTGGCCACCTTTGCCCACGTGGAAGGGAAAGCCGAATTCAGGCCCAAGCCCACGGGGTCCCTGGAGAAGTACCTGGAGcgcctgctgcagctggagtggcTGCAGATGCAGACGGTGCAGAGCGAGAGGGGCAGGGCCACCAAAGCCCGGCCCCAGACTGCCCCCGGCCCCAGCCGTGCCCTCAAGAGCCCCGGGAAAggcaaagccctgctcagccctgtgccccccaggcaggcagtgccccaggaaGGTGttgccaggctgcccaggagctgtttGGGTCACAGGGCAGAGCCCCGCTCTGAGGAGACTCGCCAGGCGCGTTCCCATCCTGGGCACCTGAAGGGAATGGGGTGTGCAGCACCTCCTCAGAGGCAAAGTGGGGATGGAAGGAGTGAACTGAGAAAGAAACcagctgcaaagcagcagcttctcagtcTGCAGccccctgagagcagccctaAAATCCAAAGTGTCGGGAACATCAGACCCCCTAAGCAAACCCCAGCATTCCACGGTGCAGCTGCTCCCATCAAAGGCTTAAAAACATACATGGGTACAAATCCAAAGAAAAACGGCAATGCCAGCAGTTATGTTCCTCCTAAAAAACCAACGGCggacaggaaaataaaaacaaatggcACAAAGCAAGCACCACGCAAATTTCAGTGA
- the PPP1R3D gene encoding protein phosphatase 1 regulatory subunit 3D has translation MEVPGPQRNPSYLSDLYENMLRAEGAVARRQQQPPAVHTSSSKTFRSSGPARESPQPNNHGSSTSSSCDPALRPIMRRRARSLPTSPERRKRAAVQCQEPGCRMNRVRFADALGLELTEVKVFQTGEDPSIPLHVLSRLSINSDLWYSSLNLEFTMQCLVPDFQQPADCLDFSSRLQEQQVCLERVSSSDLGLSGTIQVRNVAFEKQVSVRYTFNQWESIHEVCAHWNCSIPEENGQDQVDVFTFFLPVPPFLLQLSTLVQFAARYQVNGQEYWDNNRGKNYTLRCRTHPLKLPRECEESWIHFI, from the coding sequence ATGGAAGTGCCTGGTCCTCAGAGGAATCCCAGCTACCTCTCAGATCTCTATGAGAACATGTTAAGGGCTGAAGGAGCAGTGGCAcgaaggcagcagcagcccccagcagtcCATACAAGTAGCAGCAAGACTTTTCGGAGCAGTGGCCCAGCCAGGGAGAGCCCCCAGCCAAATAATCATGGGAGCAGCACCTCTTCCAGCTGTGACCCAGCCCTGCGGCCCATCATGCGTCGCCGAGCGAGGTCCCTGCCGACATCAcctgagaggaggaagagagcagcagtgcagtgtcaGGAGCCCGGCTGCCGCATGAACAGGGTCAGGTTTGCTGATGCTTTAGGCTTGGAGCTCACTGAAGTGAAAGTCTTCCAGACTGGGGAggatccatccatccctttGCACGTCCTTTCCCGGCTCTCCATAAACTCAGACCTCTGGTACAGCAGCTTGAACTTGGAATTTACTATGCAGTGCTTGGTCCCTGActtccagcagcctgcagacTGTCTGGATTTCTCATCCCgactccaggagcagcaggtgtgTCTGGAACGGGTGAGCAGCTCAGATCTGGGGCTCAGTGGCACCATCCAGGTTCGGAATGTTGCCTTTGAGAAGCAGGTGTCCGTGCGCTACACCTTCAACCAGTGGGAAAGCATCCATGAGGTGTGTGCTCATtggaactgcagcatcccagaggaAAACGGGCAGGATCAGGTTGATGTGTTcactttctttcttcctgtgcCTCCATTCCTCCTTCAGCTGAGCACTCTCGTCCAGTTTGCAGCAAGGTACCAAGTCAACGGCCAGGAGTACTGGGATAACAACAGAGGCAAGAACTACACCCTCAGGTGCCGGACTCACCCCCTGAAGCTGCCAAGGGAGTGTGAGGAGAGCTGGATCCACTTCAtctga